The nucleotide sequence ttttaacttttccttctaGGGTGCTGGATCATGGGGCAGCCAGATGGAGCACTGTAGTACACTGGGGAGTAAAATAACTTGCCAAGGCTGACCCTCACGTCACTTCCCTGAGCCTCTTTACTCCTTTGTAAGATGGGttgataacagctgccttgcaGAGCTGTTGCAAACAGGGGCGAGTTTAAGTGAAACAAACAGTCAGCCCTGGGCAAGCGGTCGGCCAGACCTGTGTCTGCCTCCCCAACGGGTGAACCCACCAGAGGGGGTCTGGGTCAACCCTggaccccgcccccctccccatccccttcaGGCCTGGTTCCTGAAGCTTCTTAGGGATCATGGAAGTACTTTCTTCAAGTAGGAAAAGCATTCTTTGTGTGTTGGCGGGAGGGACACACTCACCATCTGGGCCTGTGTGGATGTCTATGCAGTCACCTGTGTGCCAGGGGGTGAGGGGACTTGTGTCACAGGTGTGGTGTGTgcttgtgtatatgtgtatgtgggCAGTCCTGCCCTCTCTGCCTTTGGGGTCACCCTGCACGTTGAATGTGGTCCTTTCCTTATATCTTCAGCAAATTCACCCTCACTAATCACTATCTGAAGGGACAGCAGGAGTCTGGGACCTGTGGGGCTAAGCtgccactctgggcctcagtttcccatttaTAAGCTGAGAGAGGCTGAACCAGAGAGGGCAAAGTGCCTCTCTAATTTGCATAGTCTAGGATTCTCATGCatctcctcacccccagcccaggTCTGCATCTGTCCTTAATATGGCCTGCTGTGCCCTTGCATTGAACACACCTTAGCTGGCATGGGGGAGTGGGGACATGGTAGCGGGGGTTCCAAGCTCTGCTTAGAGGCTCCGTCCCCTCAGCCCACAGAACTGCCTACTTCTCTGCTCCCACGCTCCCCCACCCTATCCAGGACTGGCTGCCCCAGCTAGAGAGGAGGGGCCGCGGGCAAGTGGTCCCATGGGCACCCAGGATATGCAGGAATGGACTGCAGGTCCTAGGGAGTCGTCAGATCTGAGGCAAAACAAGTCAGCTGGAAAACTGACATCCCAAGGAGCTACATCTGCAGGGCGGCTGAGAGCCAAGATTTATGTCACGTCCCCAGAGCTAATTTTTTTCCAGCTGGAAACCAGTTGGCAGTTGAAATGTCTCAAGGGTTGTGAGGACAAATTCCTCTGGGGAAGATGGCTGTGGACCAAGGTGGATGGGGCATAGAACTCCTATAAATCCCAGAGATCTAGAACTGGAGTACCCGTTCCTAGAATATTCCACTCACATGGGATTCtagagccccctcccccaccaccttgGCAGGAGCCAGAATCCCCCAGAGCAGAGTAGCAGGGCTCCAGTGCCATCACCCTCATCACAGAATCCAGATCAGAATGACTCCTTAGAACATTTTATCAGCTAAGTGCTTGAAAACTTAATCCAGAATTAAGAATGTCTCTCTAGAACAATTCCCCTGCTAAGTGTGCTAGGACCTCACCAGACAGAGTATCTGTTGTATTCAAGACTTTTATCTAGAAGAAACGTTCTAGATACTCATCTAGAACAAACAATGGCTCCTTGAAACGTTTCACCTGAGGTTTCTGGAACCTCATCCATAACAGAGCCCATAACAAAGGGTGTCTCCTGACGAGTTCACCTTGGAAACATTCTCTATGCTGTGCATTGAgggttcccctccccccaacctgcTATCCCTTCATGCTTCTGCTGGCTTGGACCCCCTCAGTTGTCTCAGGGTTCTTCTTCCtgtcagcccccacccccagctccctcttTTAAGCCCCCTTTTGTCCAGGCTCCGGACCTCAGACCCCACAGGAGCTACACCAGCCTTGTCCACCAGACGTTCAACCTTCCCTCACATCTTCCACGGCCTCCTCCGTCCTGCTCAGAGATCCCCTCTCTCCAGAGAAGTAGCCCACCCCCAACACCCCCTGAGGAGCACAGGACCTAGGTCACGGACCCCAGACGGTGCCCTTTCTCTGGCAGGTCCACCAGGAGCGACATGTGGGTGActccaggcaggggagagggtgtGGTGCCCCTGGCACCCGACGTGGCACGGAGGCCTCCTTGGAAGCGGGGCAGCTAATGAGGAGTGTAGCACCAGTTGATTCCCTGGGCCCCGGTTCAGGGGAGTTTAGGAGATGGGCCACAGGGCTGCAAACAGGCCTAGGGCTGGGGCCTCCACaaggctgccccctccccagaaaGAACCCATGGTGGGCCACTCTACACTTGGACCAACAGATCCACACCCCTGTAGCTGGGTGGCCCTGAAATTCCAGGCTCAACACTGTGGTCGATGTGGGGTCGGCCAAGCCTGTCCCTCTTCGTGGGGGAGACTGTGGCTTACACCGTGGTCTCATACTCCAGCAACTCCTGGGAGGTCCCCACGCTCCGGTACTGCAACCGGGGCGTGGCAGGAGACGAATACTCCAGCGCCAGAATAGTCTTCCGGAGCCGGCGGTCAATAAAATGAGCATCCCATGCAGGGTACTTCTTACGGGGCAGGTCGATCCGAATGACAGGCCCCTCTGTCCGCAAGGTACGGGCCACTGGTGTGGGAGGCAAGCCAGGCCGCACCTGGAAGACAGGTGGCGTGGGGGTCCCTGCACGCTCACCCCCCGCGGAGGCCCCATCCCGCTCAGTGCCTGTAGTCCTCGGCAGGGACCTTGGGGGGCTTGTGACAGCGTCGGCCGGTGGGCCACAGGGTCCTGGGGCCTCAGGGCAGATGCAGCCAGGCATCTGGGGACCCAGCATGGGCCCGTTGGGGTGCAGGAGGCAGTAGTAGACACACATGAAGAATATGCCCAGCGCGAAGCTGGAGGCCACCACGCAGACCAGGATGAGCGAGTGGAAGTCGGTGGAGAAGTTGCGGCTGGAGTACCAGAAGCCAGTGAGCGCAGCGTTCTCAAGCAGGACGATGCAGTAGTAGAGGGTCatgcggcggcggctgcggcccTCCTTGACGTTGAACCAGCAGAAGATGTAGATGATGCCCACCACCATGTTGTAGATGATCTCCTCCCACTTGGACATGCAGAAGTCCGTCTCGCCCTGGATGACCCAGAAGGTCATGACGCACCAGTGGGCCACGATGAAGATGCCGAAGTAGAGCTTGTAGACGCTGGCAAAGAGCGCGAAGGCCAGACTGCGAGCGGCGATGGTGAACAGGTGCCACAGCACCTGGGCCACAGCGCCCTTGTAGGACAGTGGCCGCTTGTCGTCCCGTGAGTCCCGCAGCACCTTCTGGTAGGAGGCCAGCGTCCAGGCCAGGGACACGAGCGAGGCGGAGGTGGACAGGGCTGCAGAGACAGGGTGAGGGCAGGGCGGGCTGGGTTAGGGGTGGGTCCGGGTTGGGgtctggggagaggggggagggttCTGGGTCAGGAGCTGGGTTCCGAGGAGGTGTGAGGGGAAGGGTCTATAAATCaggagggctgtggggagggccCGGGTGGGTGGCCTTCAAGAGCAGTGATGGGGGCAGGTAGAGCGGATGGGGCTGGGTACTTCTGGAGGAGTGGGAGCATAAAGGGGGAGGGAAGGTAGGTGACTTTGGTCTCCATAAAGGTCAGGGCCAGGTCTCTAGAATAGGGATATCAGGATTCAGGAGTCTTGGTGGAAGGGTGGGAAACTAGGGTCCAGGATTCTGGGAGTGAAAAGGGAAGTgaagagttggggggggggtcacaatTAGGTCATGAAGGAGCCAGGAGGGGACTATTAGTAGCTATAGGCCACCAGGGTGAAGCTGGGGTATGTCGAGGGGTGTCCAAGCTAAGCACAGCTGAGGGCACGGGAAGAAATCTGGGGTGGGAAGTTTCGATTGGGGCACAGTATCCTAGGCAAGGGGCTCCCAGGGGCCTGAGGGTGGTGATAGAATCTTTCAGGTCATTGAAAGTGGGATGGACAGTGTCCGGGTGGGAGGAGCACGGGGGTGCTGCCCAGATGTGGTTTTTGTCTGACAACGAAGGTTGGCCTGGTCTGTGAGAGTCAGGGAAGGGGCAAGGTTGGTGGTGAGCACCTGGGGACCAGGTAAGCCTGGGAGGGGTCCCCAGGGAGTGAAGGCCAGTGAGGGGGTAAGTAAAGAGACTCTCTGGAGACTGAGGGTGACTGAGCAGGTCTGTGAGTCAGGGGGGTCCCCAAGAGATGCAATCTGGGATCAGGACACATCCGGGAATGAAGAGCGGGAAACTCCAGAAAGGGCCCGAGGTGTGGTGATGGGGTCAAGAGCCTCTCTGGACTTAGCAGAAATGGGGTCTGCTCTGTCCTgacaaggaggaaggggaggagggcgaGAGCGGGCAGCACCCAGGGGTGCCAAGGGGAGGCGAGGAGGTGGAGCCAGGCCTCTCCCAACACGGAGGGTAAGCGGGCCGGTGGAAGGGACATGGGGGGTCTCCAGAGGCCTGGTGGGTGGTGAGAGTAGCAGGGGCGGGGCCTCCAAATCCCTGAGGGTGGGCAGGAGTGGGGGTGCTAGGAAGGAGGGGGGGCAAGCCGACTACGCAGGATGAACGAGCcccggcggcgggggcgggggcgggggcgggggcgggggcgggggcggggcggggctcaCCGGGCAGCAGGTCCGGCTCGCCGCCGCGGTGCACCAGGAGACTGAGCTGCAGCACCAGCTGCGGCGCGCTGCGCAGAAAGGTCTCCAGCAGGCGCAGCATGCTCACGTCGGCGCTCTCGAACAGCATCCGCCAGTAGAAGTGGCGCCGCAGCCGCTCCCCGCGCCAGCGGCTCTGCAGCCCCAGGTACATGGCGCGCAGGTACCTGCGGGAGGGACGCCGTGCTCAGGCcaacacccgccccccccccgcctcaccgCCCCGCGCGCACTCGTCCGGGTCTCGGGTCCCAactcgccccccgcccccgccctccccgggcCGCGAGGCCAGCGCCCGGCGCAAGCGCGCGGTGTGCCCTCTGTAAAGTAGCGCCCAGCCCAACCTGTTTCCTCGGCCCGTGGCCTGGACATATCGGAAGGATCGCCTCCCCAGGCTGTCGTCGGGGGACCCCGAATGCGCGCTCATTAGCTTAAAGCGCTTGGCACAAAGTAAGCCCTTGACTCAGCCTTCTCACCTTCATTTCTGCTCCCGGGGCCCGCTTTCTTTGCAGGATTCCTGACACTTCACAGTGCACTGAGGTTCTAGTAGCCTCGTGATTGCCCTCATTTTACGCATGAGGAAACTTGAGGCCCGGAGAGGTATGccacttgttcaaggtcacacagctaggaagcagTGGAaccgggattcaaacccaagcagccTGGTTCTCTCAGGAACACTCTCTGGTGCCAACCCCCAGCTTCCGGGCCTGTTGCCCAACCCCACCTCTAAGTGGCCAGTTTTTCCCCACAGGGCACAGGGAAGCTGCTCATAGATCCCCTGGCACGAGACTTTGCTGCTTCCTTCTTGAGCTATTTCTCCCAACAAATGTCATGGCTCCAACTGCCCTGTGCAGGTCACAGACCCCAACTCTCCATGTTCTCCCTCACTGCTGGgcttttgcacctgctgttccctctgcctggaacacccatCCGGGTCCTCCAACCCCACTCCAGCCCCAAACCTGGCAACTCCTGCTTTTCTTCCAAGGGGAAGCCCTTAAACATGACCTTTTCCAGGAAGCGTCTGCTAACCACTTTCTACCAGGGGTAGGGACCTCTCCCGGGCTTCTGTCTAACCCACAGTGGGTTGTAACTGCCAGGTTATGCGCCCATCTCCCCCAGGCTGAGAACTCTATGAGGATCACTAGGTCAGCTTGCTAACTGCTGTACCCTCAGTtcttagcacacagtaggtgctcaatctGTGTTGGCTcaaagaatgaatgcatgcataattgcaaggttttgtttgtttttgtgttggaAGTTTGTTTAATTAAATGGAACTCTGGTAACCCAGTAGGGGGTATGGGCAGGATCCTGAAGTCCTGAGTGCAAGTTCTGACTTTGCTTCTCATTTACCGTGTGATCTTGAGCCAGACCCTCTCTGAGCCCTAGTGAATCCCTCCCAAAGTGGCTGTGAGAATGAAATGGATGAGAATATACTCTGCACCTATGAAGTGCAGTGCCCATGTAGGATGAGAAGGGAGGGGCCTGCCATCCAGATCTCTGGAtgtgcttttccttctctgcccttgtTCTTTGCCTAGAAGCTCTGCCCTGGGTTGTTGCAGCCATAGACCCTGGCCCCCAAGCCCCTCAATTCTCTCACTCATGGGGCAGGCACACCCTTTGCTGAAATCAGAGAGTGCTCTTCTAGAAGTTATCTCTCCAGAAATCAGGGGAGAAAATCCCAACACAGATTCAGTGATCTTATCACTTGAATCTGAAATTGAGGAACCAGATATTTGAGGGTCTCCTCCCAGATGTGAAGTGCTGG is from Panthera uncia isolate 11264 chromosome A3 unlocalized genomic scaffold, Puncia_PCG_1.0 HiC_scaffold_11, whole genome shotgun sequence and encodes:
- the XKR7 gene encoding XK-related protein 7, with protein sequence MAAKSDGAAAAAGPGPEGAAGGARGGAGGRGEAAAAVAGGPGVTGAGGSGPRYELRDCCWVLCALLVFFSDGATDLWLAASYYLQGQRTYFGLTLLFVLLPSLVVQLLSFRWFVYDYSEPAGAPGPAVSTKDSGTGGPSISTKDSAAAFRTKEGSPQLGPGPAPSSASAYRRRCCRLCVWLLQTLVHLLQLGQVWRYLRAMYLGLQSRWRGERLRRHFYWRMLFESADVSMLRLLETFLRSAPQLVLQLSLLVHRGGEPDLLPALSTSASLVSLAWTLASYQKVLRDSRDDKRPLSYKGAVAQVLWHLFTIAARSLAFALFASVYKLYFGIFIVAHWCVMTFWVIQGETDFCMSKWEEIIYNMVVGIIYIFCWFNVKEGRSRRRMTLYYCIVLLENAALTGFWYSSRNFSTDFHSLILVCVVASSFALGIFFMCVYYCLLHPNGPMLGPQMPGCICPEAPGPCGPPADAVTSPPRSLPRTTGTERDGASAGGERAGTPTPPVFQVRPGLPPTPVARTLRTEGPVIRIDLPRKKYPAWDAHFIDRRLRKTILALEYSSPATPRLQYRSVGTSQELLEYETTV